Proteins encoded in a region of the Rutidosis leptorrhynchoides isolate AG116_Rl617_1_P2 chromosome 9, CSIRO_AGI_Rlap_v1, whole genome shotgun sequence genome:
- the LOC139867665 gene encoding probable inactive leucine-rich repeat receptor-like protein kinase At3g03770, giving the protein MGCLFYIFFVTWVIMISHTHEFQTTQSRTLLQLRKHLEYPIQLDNWEHYNGDFCNFPSSLHVSIKCENNLVTELKLMGDKFPNFSLFHGFAIPNQTLSESFSIDSFVVTLTRLPTLKVLSLVSLGIWGQLPDKIHRLSSLEVLDMSSNFMFGSVPNEISRLQKLQALKLDANFFNESVPDWFGSLSNLTILSLKNNKLKGQFPTSICNVTTITDLVLSQNQLSGKLPDLSTLSKLQLLDLRENCLDSELPILPNGVITVLLSNNSFSGNIPEEFGNLNRLNHLDVSSNALVGTPPSSLFVLPNITYLNLASNMLSGSLPSSIKCGNKLGFVDISSNQLTGRLPSCLDTVSSNKRVVKFTGNCFFVGNGNHQASDCKEVSKTKKRYVWGQASWVLIVVVVCLTIFLVLFVIAILIVRRRRYPRDTVILKHTAPKLVEDSAPIEIFSEDIADTRVVSEVSDLGLQISSSCRVFSIEDLVEATDNFDQSAFLGEGSIGKLYKGRLENGSYVTIRSLSLFKRYSKRNLKIRLDMISKLRHPHLVSFLGYCIHNGGVEDSNSSRIFLVYEYISNGNFRAFLSDKDPDQVLKWPDRLAVLIGVAKAVHFLHTSVIPASSSNRLKTNNILLDKHRIAKLSDYGMSVITGELEQLEAKGDGPKSWHLKKLADDVYDFGFILLESLVGPIVSGKGESFLLNEMKSFGSQDGRQRIVDPVVLTTCCQESLTIVISITNKCISPEPANRSSFEDVLWNLQYAAQVQNTADLDQKSECASIC; this is encoded by the exons ATGGGTTGTTTGTTTTACATATTTTTTGTTACATGGGTTATCATGATCTCTCACACACATGAATTCCAAACAACACAATCTAGAACTCTTCTTCAGTTAAGAAAGCATTTGGAGTACCCAATTCAGTTAGACAATTGGGAACATTACAATGGTGATTTTTGCAATTTTCCTTCAAGTCTTCATGTAAGTATCAAATGTGAAAACAACTTGGTCACTGAACTTAAACTCATGGGAGACAAGTTTCCAAATTTCAGTCTTTTTCATGGATTTGCAATCCCAAATCAAACGTTATCCGAATCTTTCTCTATCGATTCGTTCGTTGTTACATTAACAAGATTGCCTACATTGAAGGTTCTTAGTTTAGTCTCTTTAGGAATTTGGGGCCAACTCCCTGATAAAATCCATAGGCTTAGTTCACTTGAAGTCTTAGATATGAGCTCAAATTTTATGTTTGGTTCTGTTCCTAATGAGATTTCAAGATTACAAAAGCTTCAAGCTTTAAAATTAGATGCAAATTTCTTCAATGAATCTGTTCCTGATTGGTTTGGTTCATTATCAAACCTCACCATTTTGAGCTTAAAGAACAATAAGCTAAAGGGTCAATTTCCTACTTCAATCTGCAATGTTACAACAATTACAGATTTAGTTCTTTCACAAAATCAGCTTTCTGGTAAATTACCTGATTTGAGTACTTTATCCAAATTACAACTTCTAGATTTAAGGGAAAATTGTCTAGATTCCGAACTTCCAATCTTACCAAACGGAGTGATTACGGTTCTTTTAAGTAATAACTCGTTTTCAGGTAACATTCCTGAAGAGTTTGGGAACCTAAATCGACTTAACCACCTTGACGTTTCATCAAACGCCTTAGTAGGAACACCACCATCTAGTTTGTTCGTGTTGCCAAACATTACTTATTTGAATTTAGCATCAAATATGTTAAGTGGGTCGCTTCCAAGTTCGATAAAATGTGGAAACAAACTTGGTTTTGTTGATATTTCTAGTAATCAATTAACGGGTAGGCTTCCTTCTTGTTTAGATACGGTTTCTAGTAACAAACGAGTTGTCAAGTTTACGGGGAATTGCTTTTTTGTTGGTAATGGAAACCATCAAGCTTCTGATTGTAAAGAAGTGAGTAAGACAAAGAAACGCTACGTTTGGGGACAAGCTTCGTGGGTTCTAATCGTTGTCGTCGTTTGTTTGACAATCTTTTTAGTATTATTTGTTATTGCGATACTAATCGTTCGTAGAAGACGTTATCCAAGAGATACAGTCATTTTAAAGCATACTGCACCAAAACTTGTTGAGGACAGTGCACCAATTGAGATATTTTCTGAAGATATTGCTGATACTA GGGTTGTTTCTGAAGTATCAGATCTAGGATTACAAATTTCCTCATCGTGTCGAGTTTTTTCTATTGAAGATTTAGTAGAAGCTACTGACAACTTTGATCAATCGGCTTTTTTGGGCGAAGGCTCTATTGGGAAG CTTTACAAGGGAAGATTAGAAAACGGAAGCTATGTCACGATACGTTCACTTTCATTGTTCAAAAGATACTCAAAACGAAACTTGAAAATTCGATTGGATATGATTTCAAAGCTTCGACACCCACATCTCGTTAGTTTCTTGGGTTATTGCATTCACAATGGGGGAGTAGAAGATTCGAACTCCAGTAGAATCTTTCTAGTATACGAGTACATTTCTAATGGAAACTTTCGAGCTTTTCTCTCAG ATAAGGATCCGGATCAGGTTCTAAAATGGCCAGACAGATTAGCAGTTTTGATAGGAGTTGCAAAAGCTGTACATTTTCTACATACAAGTGTGATTCCTGCTTCTTCTAGTAACCGTTTAAAGACAAACAACATATTGCTTGATAAACATCGAATTGCAAAGCTGAGCGATTATGGAATGTCTGTTATCACCGGAGAGCTAGAACAACTTGAG GCAAAAGGAGATGGACCTAAATCATG GCACTTAAAGAAGTTGGCAGATGATGTATATGATTTTGGATTCATATTGCTCGAATCACTTGTGGGGCCCATTGTAAGTGGCAAAGGCGAATCGTTTTTGCTCAATGAAATG AAATCATTTGGAAGCCAAGATGGGAGGCAAAGAATTGTTGATCCGGTGGTGTTAACAACATGCTGTCAAGAGTCTTTAACAATTGTGATATCGATTACCAACAAATGCATATCACCAGAACCAGCAAATCGGTCATCTTTTGAGGATGTGTTGTGGAACTTACAGTATGCGGCTCAAGTACAGAATACGGCTGATCTAGACCAGAAATCAGAATGTGCATCAATTTGTTGA
- the LOC139865922 gene encoding protoporphyrinogen oxidase, mitochondrial: MTSPISDDNQKPATKRVAVIGAGVSGLAAAYKLKVHGLNVTVYEADERAGGKLRSISQDGLIWDEGANTMTESEADVSRLLDDLGLRDKQQAPISQHKRYIVRNGTPVLIPSNPIALIRSNFLSTQSKLQILLEPFFWKKNDSSDTQESVGGFFQRHFGKEVVEYLIDPVVAGTSGGDPESLSMRHSFPELWDLERRFGSVISGAVQSMISSRGGKRSPSASTKRRRGSFSFFGGMQTLTNALCKEVGQNELNLQSKVLEMSYSCDDNTIGNWSIACAPDKTTQLNQQSFDAVIMTAPLGNVKEMKITKTGSPFLLNFIPEVRYMPVSVIISTFKKENVKRPLEGFGVLVPAKEQDNGFKTLGTLFSSMMFPDRAPEDLYLYTTFVGGSRNKELAKASRDELKQIVTSDLRQLLGAEGEPNFLTHYYWSKAFPLYGRDYDSVIEAIAKMEKELPGYFYAGNHKGGLSVGKSLSSGCKAAQSVISYLDSYSDKNCY; this comes from the exons tgggCTTGCTGCTGCGTATAAGCTTAAGGTACATGGTTTAAATGTTACTGTATATGAAGCTGATGAGAGAGCTGGAGGTAAACTACGAAGCATTTCACAAGATGGTTTGATATGGGATGAGGGCGCAAATACTATG ACCGAGAGTGAGGCAGATGTCAGTAGGTTGCTTGATGATCTTGGGCTTCGAGATAAACAACAGGCT CCAATTTCCCAGCATAAGCGATATATCGTAAGAAATGGAACACCTGTACTG ATACCTTCTAATCCAATTGCACTGATCAGAAGCAATTTTCTTTCTACTCAATCAAAG CTTCAAATACTTTTGGAACCATTTTTTTGGAAGAAGAATGACTCATCTGACACACAAGAAAG CGTTGGAGGATTCTTTCAACGTCATTTTGGGAAGGAG GTTGTTGAGTATCTCATTGACCCTGTTGTTGCGGGAACAAGTGGTGGAGATCCTGAATCACTTTCA ATGCGCCATTCGTTTCCCGAGTTATGGGATTTAGAGAGAAG GTTTGGTTCTGTAATTTCTGGGGCAGTTCAGTCTATGATATCTTCTAGAGGTGGTAAAAGGAGTCCTTCAGCAAGCACTAAGCGTAGGCgtggttctttttctttctttggtGGAATGCAA ACACTCACCAATGCACTGTGCAAAGAGGTTGGACAGAATGAGCTTAATCTTCAATCAAAGGTTCTTGAGATGTCCTATAGTTGTGATGATAACACTATTGGGAACTGGTCAATCGCTTGTGCACCAGATAAAACCACACAATTAAATCAGCAATCTTTTGATGCCGTGATCATGACT GCACCACTTGGTAATGTAAAGGAAATGAAGATTACGAAAACAGGAAGTCCGTTTTTGCTAAATTTTATACCAGAG GTGAGGTATATGCCAGTTTCAGTCATAATATCCACATTTAAGAAAGAGAACGTGAAGCGGCCCCTTGAGGGATTTGGTGTTCTTGTTCCTGCCAAGGAGCAGGACAACGGCTTTAAAACACTAG GCACTCTTTTCTCTTCTATGATGTTTCCAGATCGTGCCCCTGAAGACTTGTACCTTTATACCACCTTCGTTGGTGGCAGTCGTAATAAAGAATTGGCCAAAGCTTCGAG GGATGAGTTGAAGCAGATAGTAACTTCTGACCTCAGACAGTTGCTTGGAGCAGAAGGGGAGCCAAATTTTTTGAC TCACTATTATTGGAGCAAAGCGTTTCCATTGTACGGACGAGACTATGATTCAGTAATAGAAGCAATTGCGAAGATGGAAAAGGAGCTTCCTGGTTATTTTTATGCTG GTAACCACAAAGGAGGGCTCTCTGTTGGGAAATCATTATCCTCTGGATGTAAAGCAGCTCAATCTGTGATTTCATACTTAGATTCAtattcagataagaattgttactAG